The genomic stretch CCCGAGATGGCTGATCATGGGCAGCAATCCTTCACGGGGCCGCCCGCGATGAATATTGCCATCGCGTCCGCGCATCGGTCCGAGCGTCGAACCGAGGTAGGTTCGGACGGCATCCAGGATCGGTTCTCCAAAAGCGAGACGTCCGGCCTGGTCGCGGATCAGGGGGGCGAACACGTCTCCCTTCCGGAGCGCCAGGCCCGTTGCCACGCTCAGCGCCTCCTGCCCGCGGCCCAGAAAAACGCCGCCATGAATTTTTCCGGCGCGGTAGAGGCTGGCAAACTTGTCGTCCAACGTCCGTGCCAGCAGCATCAGGCGGAAGGCTTTGTTATAAACGTCGCGAGGCGTGGAGGCAGCGGGGCCGGCTTCCGGGCTGGCAACGGTCTGAACCATGCGGATTATTTACGCGCCTTTGCGTTCCGAGTGCAAACGTTTCTTTGTCGGGCGCGCCAAACAGCCGCCAGAGTTTGGTTGTGAAGCGCCCCCATCTGCCGTATAAGTCTTGCGGAAAACGATGTGAATCAACGCACGAGTGAAAGCAGCCCCGCGACCTCCAAACGAAGCCGAACGACTCAAGGCGCTGCACGCTTACAACGTCCTCGACACGCCGCCCGAGGACGCGTTCGACGATCTGGCGCGGCTGGCCGGGCAAATCTGTGAGACCCCGATCGCGCTGGTGAGTCTGGTGGACGCGCAGCGCGAGTGGTTCAAGTCACGGATGGGACTCGAACTGCCGGAGGTGCCCCGGGAGGCATCGATTTCCGCGCACACCATCCTGCAGACCGACCTGTTCGTGGTGGAGGACGCCGCGTCAGACGCGCGGTTCACCGGCAGCCCGCTGGTGGCCGGCAGACCGCACGCGCGATTTTACGCCGCCACACCGCTGATCACGCCGGCCGGCGGCCTTGCCATCGGCACTCTATGCGTGATGGACCGAAGACCGCGCCAGCTGACGGCGGAGCAGGTTCAGGCACTGCGGATTCTGGGCCACCAGGTCATCACCCAGCTCGAACTGCGGCGCAATCTTATTGAACTGAAGCGCTCGGTCGTCGGCCATCTGCGCGCCGAGGAGGCCCTGCGCGAAGCGGAGGAAAAATACCGCAGCATTTTCGAGAACGTCATGGAAGGCATCTTCCAGACGACGCCGGACGGACATTATCTCGCCGCCAATCCGATGCTCGCCAGAATCTACGGTTATGACTCCTCGGAGCAACTCATGGCCGCGGTCAGCGACATCGAACATCAGATTTATGTCCAGCCGGGCCGGCGCGAGGAATTCGTTCGTTTGATCCAGCAAAATGGCATCGTGTCGAAATTCGAATCGCAGGTGTACCGGAGGGACCGGAGCGTCATCTGGATTTCCGAAAACGCGCGGGTCGTGCGCGGTCCGCACGGTAACGCGCTCTATTTCGAGGGAACGGTGGAGGACATCACCGAGCGCAAGCGGGCCGAACAGGCACTGCGCGATTCGGAGGTCTTGTATCACTCCCTGGTCGAGTCCCTGCCGCAAAATATTTTCCGGAAGGACAAGGAGGGGCGCTTCACGTTTGGCAACACGAAATTCTGCACTGAACTCGGCCGCCCGCTCGAAGCGATTCTTGGAAAAACGGATTTTGATTTTTTCCCGCAAGAACTCGCCGCGAAATACCAGCGCGACGATCACAGCGTGATGCAAACCGGGGCGCC from Candidatus Angelobacter sp. encodes the following:
- a CDS encoding thiamine pyrophosphate-dependent dehydrogenase E1 component subunit alpha, encoding MVQTVASPEAGPAASTPRDVYNKAFRLMLLARTLDDKFASLYRAGKIHGGVFLGRGQEALSVATGLALRKGDVFAPLIRDQAGRLAFGEPILDAVRTYLGSTLGPMRGRDGNIHRGRPREGLLPMISHLG